Genomic DNA from Vibrio vulnificus CMCP6:
CATTCTGTGGCACTAATAATACAACTCAAGGTACCTCAAGCTAGACACTGAGAACTGAGAGCCTGTATACTTTCTCGTCATTCAAAAAAATTTAGTTAACTAATTTGGAGTTCTCATGGCACGCGTAACTGTTCAAGACGCTGTTGAAAAAGTTGGCAACCGTTTCGACTTGGTTCTGATTGCGGCTCGCCGCGCTCGTCAAATGCAAACTGGCGGCAAAGATTCACTAGTGCCGGAAGAGAATGATAAGCCAACCGTTATCGCTCTACGCGAAATCGAAGAAGGCCTTATCACTAAAGAAGTGCTTGATGCGCGTGAGCGTCAAGAGCAACAAGAACAAGAAGCAGCAGAACTAGCGGCCGTTAGCAGCATCGCTCGCAACCGTTAATTCGCCTTAAAACACAACATCCCGGGCCCATAATTTGTATCTATTCGATAGCCTCAAAGACGTTGCCCAAGAATACCTTACAGAGCCTCAACTTGAGGCTCTGCGTCAATCTTATGTGGTAGCGCGAGATGCCCATGAAGGGCAAACC
This window encodes:
- the rpoZ gene encoding DNA-directed RNA polymerase subunit omega — protein: MARVTVQDAVEKVGNRFDLVLIAARRARQMQTGGKDSLVPEENDKPTVIALREIEEGLITKEVLDARERQEQQEQEAAELAAVSSIARNR